The Raoultibacter phocaeensis genome includes a window with the following:
- a CDS encoding S8 family serine peptidase, translating to MARNNSARLLASLLTFALVALMLPPVAWSAEEHGEPPTASGTPPLRDAAYYQEYFPEVDLDAHTASTAVDAYVDSGIRMLSADTVPFYGDGYFAQELMVWTIPGIADGEVRSIIAPLIDSELLGITGNLEDGLSITVRLSSETSVAEAASLLESDARVLSVEMNSYITIDEAETISPAASFEPASSTYAHWVAGVHAPEAWEILEPRASVTVAVIDTGIDVENPVFSSGVIDGAHSFDTLTKSVGSCPDDHGHGTAVSAVISGEYASGGEFVHGISDGATILGIKAGYKDPKTGKGLIPTANQLAAYDFLAAEGATLGVRVVNMSFSGAFLGSPSHERMIDRLTAEGMVFVAAAGNNASSAGFYPAEYQNVISVSSLTQDDQLAPFSNYGAGVEIAAPGVDILVPWNGEFGHYQGTSLSSPIVAGVAALILSENPELSAQETRELLRRSTADVGEPGWDVISGSGKVDAFFAVSGLTSLRFDGVDRYDTARLIAQYGFGSVDTAIIVSGADRHFPDALSASGLAGLLDVPIIPTAPDYLPTATSEALVSLGIRTAIIVGGTPSVSSGVEAAIRALGCVQTIERLAGDDRYHTSALVYEYAESHGMSWTNPEGYERAGYASDHTWKNPGGKKTAILATGENFPDALAASSLSASAHHPILLATRTALPTPVKAILGSGAFDELIVLGDDNAISLRVAQEAATLVKPAALSSQPAKRDWYVTCAGADRFETAFLIAEQAVLEGISLDAVVIASGTSSIDASTVSTLKKPILLVHPTNENVTHYAGSFLYSHASGTKAVFAAGSIWSVSQKTFETCIAYLIGGIYG from the coding sequence ATGGCACGGAACAACTCTGCGAGGCTTCTCGCTTCTCTGTTAACGTTTGCACTGGTGGCCCTCATGCTGCCCCCCGTTGCGTGGAGCGCCGAGGAGCACGGAGAACCTCCGACCGCCTCGGGCACCCCGCCCTTGCGCGATGCAGCCTATTATCAAGAGTACTTCCCCGAAGTCGATCTCGACGCCCATACGGCAAGCACGGCAGTCGATGCATACGTCGATTCGGGCATACGAATGCTCAGCGCCGATACGGTACCGTTCTATGGCGACGGGTACTTCGCCCAAGAGCTTATGGTATGGACGATCCCCGGAATCGCCGACGGCGAAGTGAGGAGCATCATCGCCCCCTTGATCGATTCGGAGCTTCTCGGCATAACGGGCAATCTCGAAGACGGATTGTCGATCACGGTACGGTTATCCTCCGAGACATCCGTTGCCGAAGCGGCGTCCCTACTCGAAAGCGATGCGCGCGTACTTTCAGTGGAAATGAACAGCTATATCACCATCGACGAAGCGGAAACGATTTCGCCAGCCGCATCGTTCGAGCCGGCAAGCAGCACGTACGCGCATTGGGTTGCAGGCGTGCACGCGCCCGAAGCGTGGGAGATACTCGAACCGCGCGCTTCCGTCACGGTTGCCGTAATCGACACCGGTATCGACGTCGAAAACCCGGTGTTTTCTTCCGGCGTAATCGATGGCGCCCACAGCTTCGATACGCTCACGAAGAGCGTGGGCTCGTGTCCTGACGACCACGGTCACGGAACAGCTGTTTCAGCCGTGATTTCCGGGGAATACGCAAGCGGAGGCGAGTTCGTTCACGGCATATCGGACGGCGCGACCATCCTCGGCATCAAAGCCGGCTACAAGGATCCGAAAACCGGCAAAGGCCTCATCCCCACCGCAAACCAGCTCGCCGCATACGACTTCCTTGCCGCAGAGGGAGCAACGCTTGGGGTGCGGGTGGTGAACATGTCGTTCTCGGGCGCGTTTCTTGGGAGCCCTTCGCATGAAAGGATGATCGATCGGCTGACGGCGGAAGGGATGGTGTTCGTTGCAGCAGCAGGCAACAATGCATCCTCCGCAGGGTTCTATCCCGCTGAATACCAAAACGTCATCTCGGTGTCTTCCCTTACGCAAGACGATCAGCTCGCACCGTTCTCCAACTACGGTGCAGGCGTCGAAATCGCGGCACCCGGCGTCGATATACTCGTTCCGTGGAACGGCGAGTTCGGCCACTACCAGGGAACGTCGCTTTCATCGCCCATCGTTGCCGGCGTCGCAGCGCTCATTCTTTCGGAGAACCCCGAGCTTAGCGCGCAGGAGACGCGAGAGCTCTTGCGCCGCTCGACAGCCGATGTCGGCGAGCCGGGATGGGATGTAATCTCGGGCTCGGGAAAAGTCGATGCGTTCTTCGCCGTAAGTGGCTTGACCTCGTTGCGTTTCGACGGCGTGGATCGCTACGATACGGCACGCCTGATCGCGCAATACGGGTTCGGCTCGGTGGATACGGCCATCATCGTGAGCGGCGCCGATCGGCACTTCCCCGACGCGCTTTCCGCCTCGGGACTTGCCGGACTGCTGGACGTCCCGATCATTCCCACCGCACCCGACTATCTTCCTACGGCCACATCGGAAGCCCTCGTATCGCTCGGCATACGAACCGCAATCATCGTCGGCGGAACGCCCTCGGTTTCAAGCGGAGTCGAAGCAGCAATCCGCGCGCTCGGCTGTGTCCAAACGATCGAGCGCCTTGCGGGAGACGATCGTTACCACACGTCCGCCCTCGTATACGAGTATGCCGAATCCCACGGGATGAGCTGGACCAATCCCGAAGGGTACGAACGTGCGGGATACGCTTCGGACCATACGTGGAAAAACCCAGGCGGGAAGAAGACGGCCATCTTGGCAACTGGAGAGAACTTCCCCGATGCGCTCGCCGCGTCGTCGCTTTCCGCCTCTGCGCACCACCCCATTCTGCTTGCAACCCGCACTGCCTTGCCCACCCCCGTCAAGGCGATCCTCGGATCGGGTGCATTCGACGAGCTCATCGTACTCGGCGACGACAACGCGATCTCGCTGCGCGTAGCCCAGGAGGCGGCAACGCTCGTCAAGCCGGCAGCCTTGTCGAGTCAGCCGGCAAAACGGGATTGGTACGTTACCTGCGCGGGCGCAGATCGGTTCGAGACGGCGTTTCTAATAGCGGAGCAAGCGGTGCTCGAGGGCATTTCACTCGATGCGGTGGTTATCGCTTCGGGAACTTCGAGCATCGATGCCTCTACGGTTTCCACGCTCAAAAAGCCGATACTGCTCGTCCATCCTACAAACGAGAACGTCACGCACTATGCGGGTTCGTTTTTGTACAGCCACGCGTCTGGAACCAAAGCGGTATTCGCCGCGGGAAGCATCTGGTCGGTCTCGCAGAAAACGTTTGAAACCTGCATCGCCTACCTCATCGGCGGCATATACGGGTAG
- a CDS encoding FAD-dependent oxidoreductase: MESLWTESVQDRTIAYPRLEGDTRVQVLIVGGGLAGILCARLLTDAGLECLVVEQGRIGRGATGLTTAKVTLQHGLEYADMIERIGLERTRLYQYAQQDALLQMQAMADAVSCDHEYRSAYVYSTQGRAVLEREAAAYEALDMPYHLLDDAPLPFEHACALGVPEQSQFNPLKFLWGLTPGLAVCEHTKVIGVDGNRAFTDDGATITADHIVLATRYPLVNIPGWYFIKLNQYRSYILALKQAFPIDGMFIGAQSGSFSFRTYKDYLLVGGGGHKTGEAGGQYRKLREFVQAVCPRATEEGAWATQDCMSLDGAPYAGIHRNSAPELLVASGFSKWGMTSAMLAAIVLRDLLVDGQSPYDEVVSPRRKKPLGEVARRGLASAKGMLRPTTKRCSHMGCGLTHNDAEGSWDCSCHGSRFDDNGTVLDNPALKDISVS, encoded by the coding sequence ATGGAATCGCTGTGGACTGAGAGCGTACAGGATCGTACGATAGCGTATCCGCGTTTAGAGGGCGATACGAGAGTGCAGGTCCTCATCGTTGGCGGCGGGCTGGCAGGTATTCTCTGCGCGCGTTTGCTCACCGATGCGGGACTCGAATGCCTCGTGGTCGAACAGGGTCGTATCGGAAGAGGAGCCACAGGGCTCACGACGGCGAAGGTGACGCTGCAACACGGTCTCGAATACGCCGATATGATCGAGCGCATCGGACTCGAACGGACCCGATTGTACCAGTATGCGCAGCAAGACGCTCTTTTGCAGATGCAAGCGATGGCCGATGCCGTTTCGTGCGATCACGAATACCGAAGCGCATATGTATACAGCACGCAGGGTCGTGCGGTGCTCGAACGCGAGGCGGCCGCGTACGAGGCGCTCGATATGCCCTACCACCTGCTCGACGACGCTCCGCTACCCTTCGAGCACGCATGCGCTCTCGGTGTTCCCGAGCAGAGCCAGTTCAACCCGCTCAAGTTTCTGTGGGGCCTCACACCCGGTCTCGCCGTATGCGAGCACACGAAGGTCATCGGTGTAGACGGCAACCGCGCGTTCACGGACGACGGTGCGACGATCACCGCCGATCATATCGTTTTAGCAACTCGCTATCCGCTCGTGAACATCCCCGGATGGTACTTCATCAAGCTCAACCAATACCGATCCTACATCCTCGCGCTCAAGCAGGCGTTTCCGATTGACGGCATGTTCATCGGTGCCCAAAGCGGGAGCTTCTCTTTCCGCACGTACAAAGACTACCTGCTCGTAGGCGGGGGCGGACATAAAACGGGCGAAGCGGGCGGCCAGTACCGAAAGCTCCGCGAATTCGTGCAAGCTGTGTGCCCTCGGGCCACCGAAGAAGGCGCGTGGGCAACGCAGGATTGCATGAGCCTCGACGGAGCGCCCTACGCCGGCATTCATCGAAACAGCGCGCCGGAGCTTTTGGTAGCGAGCGGGTTCAGCAAATGGGGGATGACGAGCGCCATGCTCGCGGCGATTGTGCTGCGCGACCTGCTCGTTGACGGGCAAAGCCCCTATGACGAGGTCGTCTCCCCGCGGCGCAAGAAGCCGCTCGGCGAGGTGGCGCGCAGGGGTCTGGCCTCGGCGAAAGGCATGCTGCGCCCGACTACGAAGCGGTGCTCCCATATGGGATGCGGCCTTACGCACAACGATGCGGAAGGCTCATGGGATTGCTCGTGTCACGGGTCGCGGTTCGACGATAACGGAACCGTGCTCGACAACCCCGCGCTCAAAGACATATCAGTGAGCTAA
- a CDS encoding helix-turn-helix transcriptional regulator, which produces MAEGGNSETSGSARWLVAATIGLALCIASTEYERYTALWVFETRSPAELASIVVFIAAVLAVLINRTLATPRRFYRSKPLLVALAAVQTAGLAGRCAQALGVQLSEPLGIAVSVAMHCASILFVLYAEFFLDVGVRKAVSAFAFGIAGAGIMQIAVLAFDFSVAVGILFFFAPVSVGLLMWSDSRYLDSAREAEREDIAAEVRDSEGFARDYPFWEYCISIALLEVLLIALHSTVIMTQDSGGASFTIQVTSGIGTVIAGAVFYALLRYLQETEFLELLRILALPLVLVALYISAQFGAAGVPLYLVPLAVAYSILLLFVWTVPRNYRKGNAPFVFTCIAYFSYRAGWALGVYGIMILPERCGGLLETGIILAAFTVLLISSAVRLLQYRRNSARRLDKAKEASELQANTDIAFSEACSRVAKRYQLTPREGEVLVLLARGRNARHIAEALVISDGTARTHIMHIYQKMEISSQQVLMDIVDEELMRVMEER; this is translated from the coding sequence GTGGCCGAGGGAGGGAACAGCGAGACGAGCGGCAGCGCACGATGGCTCGTTGCGGCAACGATCGGTTTGGCGCTTTGCATTGCCAGTACCGAGTACGAACGGTATACGGCGCTGTGGGTGTTCGAGACGCGCAGCCCAGCAGAGCTTGCATCCATCGTCGTCTTCATTGCCGCGGTGCTTGCGGTTTTGATCAATCGAACGCTTGCAACGCCGAGGCGCTTCTACCGCAGCAAGCCGTTGCTCGTTGCTCTTGCCGCAGTTCAAACGGCGGGACTCGCGGGGCGCTGCGCCCAAGCTTTAGGCGTGCAGCTTTCCGAGCCGCTCGGTATTGCCGTGTCGGTTGCCATGCACTGCGCAAGCATTCTGTTCGTCCTGTATGCAGAGTTCTTTCTCGACGTGGGCGTTCGCAAAGCGGTGAGCGCATTCGCATTCGGCATCGCCGGGGCGGGAATCATGCAGATAGCGGTGCTCGCATTCGATTTTTCGGTTGCGGTGGGTATCTTGTTTTTCTTCGCTCCCGTATCGGTGGGGTTGCTCATGTGGTCCGATAGCCGCTACCTCGACAGCGCGCGCGAGGCCGAGCGGGAGGACATTGCAGCCGAAGTGCGCGACAGCGAGGGGTTCGCGCGCGATTATCCGTTCTGGGAGTACTGCATCAGCATCGCGCTGCTCGAAGTGCTGCTTATTGCGCTTCACAGCACGGTGATCATGACGCAGGACAGCGGGGGAGCATCGTTTACCATCCAGGTGACATCGGGTATCGGCACGGTTATTGCCGGAGCGGTGTTTTACGCGCTGCTTCGCTACCTGCAAGAGACGGAGTTTCTCGAACTGCTGCGCATTCTCGCGCTGCCGCTTGTGCTTGTGGCGCTCTACATTTCGGCGCAGTTCGGGGCGGCGGGCGTTCCTTTGTACCTCGTGCCGCTTGCCGTGGCGTATTCGATTCTGCTCCTGTTCGTGTGGACCGTCCCGAGGAATTACCGCAAGGGCAACGCGCCGTTCGTGTTCACCTGCATTGCGTACTTCTCGTACCGCGCGGGATGGGCGCTCGGCGTATACGGGATCATGATTCTTCCCGAGCGCTGCGGCGGGTTGCTCGAGACGGGCATCATCCTTGCCGCCTTCACCGTTTTGCTGATATCGAGCGCCGTGAGGCTTCTCCAGTACCGACGCAACAGCGCCCGTCGGCTCGACAAGGCGAAGGAAGCATCGGAGCTTCAAGCGAACACCGACATCGCGTTTTCCGAAGCTTGCTCGCGCGTGGCGAAACGCTACCAGCTCACGCCGCGCGAGGGCGAGGTGCTCGTGCTTTTGGCGCGGGGACGCAACGCGCGCCATATCGCCGAAGCGCTCGTAATTTCCGATGGGACGGCGCGCACCCACATCATGCATATCTATCAGAAGATGGAGATAAGCTCGCAGCAGGTTCTCATGGATATCGTCGATGAGGAACTCATGCGTGTGATGGAAGAGCGCTGA
- a CDS encoding FAD-dependent oxidoreductase encodes MKELTRRNFLLGSSVAAAGIMGAGVLAACSPGAEAPTTEAKAEEPALKEATQTKEADVVVAGLGAAGLLAAYGAASNGCTVIAVDAAASMDGTTNTRTSAAFAVGSKLQEPSPEPLTIEEFMAYVNTGTNYQSNNKALRAIIEASGKAVDVFVDAGMPFNVDFTNSTSADPMMVRGGCVYGVAGEERAAYFTKIVDDAGVECLFNTAAESLIVENGTVTGLQCISGKDVIDIKAKAVVLATGGFLGSEEETAKHFAGAKIVNMGNILNTGAGITMAMDAGAQIGKCFSISMNEYGGANTKASPTYSFRPTSGTNEAMRLPVFGGILLDGEGDRFVNEGVMCEKTMFCCEPLVRESYYYAVCDEAFMKRWETEPLPTFLGDERMKGMFADVVATDIREQFDKAVDEGWAFKADTLAELGEHFGLSNLEQTVAQYNEYCATGADELFFKDAKYLTPIEEGPFYIVESMPAGWLSLGGIKCNARCQAVDADNKVVQGLYVAGADADLFTSPYYAAGSANGFAVGSGLIAGEEAAKTVRG; translated from the coding sequence ATGAAAGAATTGACACGGAGGAATTTCCTCCTCGGCTCAAGCGTGGCCGCAGCGGGGATCATGGGCGCAGGAGTGCTTGCCGCATGCAGCCCCGGCGCCGAAGCCCCGACGACGGAGGCGAAAGCCGAAGAACCCGCGCTGAAGGAGGCAACCCAAACCAAAGAAGCCGACGTGGTGGTTGCCGGACTCGGTGCGGCAGGCCTGCTCGCCGCATACGGCGCCGCGAGCAACGGGTGCACGGTCATCGCCGTCGATGCCGCTGCATCGATGGACGGCACCACCAATACGCGCACCTCGGCAGCGTTCGCCGTTGGCTCGAAGCTACAGGAGCCGAGTCCCGAGCCGCTGACCATCGAAGAGTTCATGGCGTACGTAAACACGGGAACGAACTACCAATCCAATAATAAGGCGCTTCGCGCAATCATCGAAGCGTCGGGCAAAGCCGTCGACGTGTTCGTCGATGCCGGCATGCCGTTCAACGTCGATTTCACGAACAGCACCTCGGCCGACCCGATGATGGTGCGCGGCGGATGCGTCTACGGCGTTGCCGGCGAAGAGCGCGCCGCGTACTTCACGAAAATCGTCGACGACGCAGGCGTAGAATGCCTGTTCAACACCGCGGCAGAAAGCCTCATCGTCGAGAACGGAACCGTCACCGGCCTGCAGTGCATTTCGGGTAAAGACGTCATCGACATCAAAGCGAAAGCCGTCGTTCTCGCAACCGGCGGCTTCCTCGGCAGCGAAGAGGAGACCGCAAAGCATTTCGCCGGTGCGAAAATCGTCAATATGGGAAACATCCTCAATACTGGGGCCGGCATCACCATGGCCATGGATGCAGGCGCGCAGATCGGCAAATGCTTCAGCATCTCGATGAACGAGTACGGCGGAGCGAACACGAAGGCTTCCCCCACCTACTCCTTCCGTCCCACATCGGGCACCAACGAAGCCATGCGCCTGCCCGTGTTCGGCGGCATCCTGCTCGACGGCGAAGGCGACCGCTTCGTCAACGAGGGCGTCATGTGCGAGAAGACGATGTTCTGCTGCGAGCCGCTCGTGCGCGAATCGTACTACTACGCCGTCTGCGACGAGGCGTTCATGAAGCGCTGGGAGACCGAACCGTTGCCGACCTTCTTAGGCGACGAGCGCATGAAAGGCATGTTCGCCGACGTCGTGGCAACCGACATCCGAGAACAGTTCGACAAGGCCGTCGACGAGGGATGGGCGTTCAAGGCCGATACCTTGGCCGAACTCGGCGAGCACTTCGGGCTTTCGAACCTCGAGCAGACGGTTGCGCAGTACAACGAATACTGCGCCACGGGAGCAGACGAACTGTTCTTCAAGGACGCGAAGTACCTCACTCCCATCGAGGAAGGGCCCTTCTACATCGTCGAATCGATGCCCGCAGGATGGCTTTCGCTTGGCGGCATCAAGTGCAACGCCCGCTGCCAGGCGGTCGATGCCGACAACAAGGTTGTTCAAGGGCTCTACGTTGCGGGTGCCGATGCGGATCTGTTCACCTCCCCGTACTACGCCGCTGGATCGGCGAACGGCTTCGCGGTCGGCTCGGGGCTTATCGCGGGCGAAGAAGCAGCGAAGACCGTGAGGGGCTAG
- a CDS encoding twin-arginine translocase TatA/TatE family subunit gives MKILGMGVPELLIILAVVLLIFGPKHLPKLGAAVGSTVKNLREGLGGDKKIEDASDEIIEMEEDEEIEEEAPVKKTVKTTTAKKVATKKAAVVD, from the coding sequence ATGAAAATTCTCGGCATGGGTGTTCCCGAGCTCCTTATTATCCTGGCAGTCGTGTTGCTCATCTTCGGGCCGAAGCACCTCCCTAAACTCGGTGCGGCAGTCGGTTCGACGGTGAAGAACCTTCGCGAAGGCCTCGGCGGCGACAAGAAGATAGAAGACGCTTCCGATGAAATCATCGAGATGGAAGAAGACGAGGAAATCGAAGAAGAGGCCCCCGTCAAGAAAACCGTCAAGACCACGACCGCCAAGAAAGTCGCAACGAAGAAAGCAGCAGTTGTCGACTAG
- a CDS encoding 4Fe-4S dicluster domain-containing protein: protein MSEKRISRRGFLAAGCVSAAMVGLGGIGLATRQADAAYVRPPGMESQADLIARCDRCQRCLQVCPYDIITPLPLGENLVAYGTPVLDFTHGYCDFCMLCTDVCPTGALRLGTPTEANIGVAKVIKDACVAWDWTGCTVCKDECPVEGAITLDDHERPVVHADLCDGCGRCEEVCPSASLRAYNNAVEEKGIVVVSRDSVVGRIEGPIEGATLRDGRYVREGDVR from the coding sequence ATGTCCGAAAAGCGTATATCGCGCAGGGGGTTTCTCGCAGCGGGGTGCGTGAGCGCTGCGATGGTGGGCTTAGGGGGCATCGGCCTTGCGACCAGGCAAGCCGATGCGGCGTACGTGAGGCCGCCCGGCATGGAATCGCAGGCCGATCTGATCGCGCGGTGCGATCGGTGCCAGCGGTGCTTGCAGGTGTGCCCCTACGACATCATCACGCCGTTGCCGCTTGGCGAGAACCTGGTGGCCTACGGCACCCCCGTGCTCGATTTCACGCACGGGTACTGCGATTTCTGCATGCTCTGCACCGACGTGTGCCCGACAGGAGCGCTTCGCTTGGGTACTCCCACCGAAGCGAACATCGGCGTTGCGAAGGTCATCAAGGATGCCTGCGTAGCGTGGGACTGGACGGGGTGTACGGTCTGCAAGGACGAATGTCCCGTCGAAGGCGCCATCACGCTCGACGATCACGAGCGGCCCGTGGTCCATGCCGATCTGTGCGATGGCTGCGGTCGTTGCGAGGAGGTGTGTCCTTCAGCTTCGCTGCGCGCTTACAACAACGCGGTCGAGGAGAAAGGCATCGTTGTCGTATCGCGTGATAGCGTTGTCGGGCGCATCGAGGGTCCCATCGAAGGGGCGACGCTGCGCGATGGACGGTACGTGAGGGAAGGTGATGTGCGATGA
- a CDS encoding 4Fe-4S binding protein: MKTRMRTLRIVAGLAVLAVALVGFHFDTAIGTLCALCPAGFLQIAVASGSVPWPLLPGVLIVLLIVFALGRAFCAWLCPSSLLKNVFGGHTPRGLIGRSGERCTVPEKGCRQPEGEKPACTACSTGTSGIAAQAIVLGVLLVVSFVVKFPVFCLICPIGLVFGSLWAVNRMFVLLEPGWELIVFPLMLVAELFLFKRWCSAICPLGFFFTLMAKARTKLKVGLRPQANCATCISREGCTTCSTVCAENIDVASADRSDLEPCTMCLDCVENCPTKSIAVRPD; encoded by the coding sequence ATGAAGACACGCATGCGCACGCTGCGCATCGTTGCCGGGCTCGCCGTGTTGGCGGTGGCCCTCGTCGGATTTCATTTCGACACCGCTATCGGCACGCTCTGCGCCCTGTGTCCTGCCGGGTTTCTTCAAATCGCGGTAGCATCGGGATCGGTTCCCTGGCCGCTGTTGCCCGGGGTGCTCATCGTGCTCCTCATCGTGTTTGCGCTCGGGCGCGCGTTCTGCGCCTGGCTCTGCCCGTCTTCGCTGCTCAAAAACGTTTTCGGCGGACACACGCCGCGCGGCCTCATCGGGCGCTCGGGCGAGCGCTGCACGGTGCCCGAGAAGGGCTGCAGGCAGCCTGAGGGCGAAAAGCCCGCCTGCACCGCATGCTCGACGGGCACCTCGGGCATCGCGGCTCAGGCGATCGTGCTCGGGGTGCTGCTCGTTGTCTCGTTTGTCGTCAAGTTCCCTGTGTTCTGTCTCATCTGCCCGATCGGGCTTGTGTTCGGCTCGCTCTGGGCGGTCAACCGCATGTTCGTTCTGCTCGAGCCGGGATGGGAGCTCATCGTCTTCCCCCTCATGCTCGTAGCCGAGTTGTTCTTGTTCAAGCGGTGGTGCTCGGCGATCTGCCCGCTCGGGTTCTTCTTCACCCTTATGGCGAAAGCGCGCACAAAACTCAAGGTGGGCCTTCGGCCGCAGGCGAACTGCGCAACCTGCATCTCGCGCGAAGGCTGCACTACGTGCTCGACGGTATGCGCCGAGAACATCGACGTAGCATCCGCCGACCGCTCCGATCTCGAGCCATGCACGATGTGTCTCGATTGCGTCGAAAACTGTCCGACGAAATCGATAGCGGTACGTCCGGACTAG